Proteins encoded within one genomic window of Sulfurovum sp. XGS-02:
- a CDS encoding leucine-rich repeat domain-containing protein, translated as MNKTDELWVHALWEWADENAVPDLQWVDHDSYLKGGYFKGLPRSKEKLLKLTELNLLGAQLTELPAEIGNLTHLKRLYLLGNRLTQLPSAIGKLVNLEELYLPGNQLSSLPKEIGALKNLKLLLLQENRLTILPRQIGDLISLTTLELGGNQLTSLPEEIGKLTTLSKLTLWKNKLTKLPDEIVGLVNLRELDCIYNRLALTKEQVAWLEALLTKECSVSV; from the coding sequence ATGAATAAAACAGATGAACTCTGGGTTCACGCACTTTGGGAGTGGGCAGATGAAAACGCAGTCCCGGACCTACAGTGGGTAGACCATGATTCATATCTGAAGGGCGGTTATTTCAAAGGGTTGCCAAGAAGCAAAGAAAAGTTACTGAAGCTAACGGAACTGAACCTTCTTGGTGCCCAACTGACTGAGCTGCCGGCAGAAATAGGCAACCTAACACACTTAAAGAGACTCTATTTGTTAGGGAACCGGCTTACGCAATTACCCTCTGCGATAGGGAAACTCGTGAATCTGGAAGAGCTGTATCTACCGGGCAACCAATTAAGCAGCTTACCCAAAGAGATAGGGGCTTTAAAAAACTTAAAGCTTCTTCTTCTCCAAGAGAACCGACTCACAATACTGCCAAGGCAGATCGGTGACCTTATAAGTTTGACAACCTTGGAACTTGGCGGGAACCAGCTGACATCTCTGCCCGAAGAGATAGGAAAACTTACGACCTTAAGTAAATTAACCCTTTGGAAAAACAAGCTCACAAAACTTCCTGATGAGATAGTAGGTCTTGTGAATTTGAGAGAGTTGGATTGTATTTACAATAGACTAGCCTTGACAAAAGAGCAGGTTGCATGGCTAGAGGCCCTGCTAACCAAAGAGTGTTCAGTCAGTGTGTAA
- a CDS encoding group III truncated hemoglobin, which produces MPYDSVDRPSIERMVREFYTDVLQDDILGPIFIKALGNDLKNGKWHEHLNTLYNFWMQMMTGESPYQGHPFPPHAFLGPLSRETFERWLELFHQTVYRLFVPEIAEKFYKKADILAEQFMDNLGINDDEDDDDDY; this is translated from the coding sequence ATGCCTTATGATTCAGTTGACAGACCTTCCATAGAGAGAATGGTACGTGAGTTTTATACTGATGTACTTCAAGATGATATCCTGGGTCCTATCTTCATCAAAGCTCTGGGGAATGATCTAAAAAACGGTAAATGGCATGAACATCTTAACACACTCTATAATTTTTGGATGCAAATGATGACAGGTGAGTCACCATATCAGGGACACCCTTTCCCTCCGCACGCATTTCTGGGACCGCTTTCTCGAGAAACGTTTGAACGCTGGTTGGAACTCTTTCATCAGACGGTCTATCGGCTCTTTGTTCCAGAGATCGCGGAGAAGTTTTATAAAAAAGCGGATATCCTGGCAGAGCAGTTCATGGATAACCTTGGTATCAATGATGATGAAGATGATGATGACGATTACTAA
- a CDS encoding 4Fe-4S dicluster domain-containing protein: protein MYYVAKVDADKCAEYKCNTCTLYCPEANTLMFDKERNTSWVDENRCKGCALCVYVCSDMLDRNCITMEMAGHEE, encoded by the coding sequence ATGTATTATGTAGCAAAAGTAGATGCAGACAAATGTGCTGAATATAAGTGTAACACGTGTACTCTATATTGTCCAGAAGCGAATACGCTTATGTTCGATAAAGAGAGAAATACATCATGGGTAGATGAAAACAGATGTAAAGGGTGTGCACTTTGTGTATACGTTTGTTCTGACATGCTAGATAGAAATTGTATTACAATGGAAATGGCTGGTCACGAAGAGTAG
- a CDS encoding 2-oxoacid:acceptor oxidoreductase family protein codes for MAEQKKKERYNIRISGLGGQGVVTTAHILGSTMDNAGKYASLVPFFGSEKRMAPVEAYVRASSEPIYEVGEVVYPDIIMIYHSQVVTHGKSYTMPFYTGLKPNSLIIINTDFDVLNEDDIKVLNDLNATVVQFDATALALKIAGTELATNMAMMGMLLGLTKLVTTENIEAAVRERFLGTSFVSSGGTAMLDSAIEKKFKKKEELLAKNMEVINKTFEMAKTVDLTGDELITRLDV; via the coding sequence ATGGCTGAGCAAAAGAAAAAAGAACGATATAATATTAGAATTTCAGGACTTGGTGGGCAGGGTGTTGTAACAACTGCTCACATCCTTGGTTCTACTATGGATAACGCAGGTAAATATGCATCTTTGGTACCATTCTTTGGTTCTGAAAAAAGAATGGCACCTGTTGAAGCATACGTAAGAGCTTCTTCAGAGCCAATTTACGAAGTGGGTGAAGTTGTTTACCCTGATATTATTATGATCTACCATTCACAAGTTGTTACACATGGTAAATCATATACAATGCCTTTCTATACAGGTCTAAAGCCAAACAGTTTGATCATTATCAACACTGACTTTGACGTTCTTAATGAAGATGATATTAAAGTTCTTAATGACCTAAATGCAACAGTTGTACAATTTGACGCAACAGCATTGGCACTCAAAATCGCTGGTACTGAACTTGCTACGAACATGGCAATGATGGGTATGCTTCTTGGTCTTACAAAACTTGTAACAACTGAAAACATTGAAGCAGCGGTAAGAGAAAGATTCTTGGGAACTTCATTCGTTTCTTCTGGTGGTACAGCAATGCTGGATTCTGCTATTGAGAAAAAGTTTAAGAAAAAAGAAGAATTGCTTGCTAAAAACATGGAAGTTATCAACAAAACTTTCGAGATGGCAAAAACTGTAGACTTGACTGGTGATGAGCTAATTACTAGACTAGACGTATAA
- a CDS encoding GNAT family N-acetyltransferase produces the protein MSNRLIHNEDECKYEYHIDDHIAYITYDDQDGNMHLTETQVPDALAGKGLAKTLLEDVLEEIRKANKKAVAKCSYIVKYQEKNPEKSDLFA, from the coding sequence ATGTCCAACAGACTAATTCACAATGAAGATGAATGTAAATATGAATACCATATAGATGACCATATAGCCTATATTACGTATGATGATCAAGATGGGAATATGCATTTGACAGAGACCCAAGTACCGGATGCATTAGCAGGTAAAGGTCTTGCCAAGACACTTTTGGAAGATGTACTAGAAGAGATCAGAAAAGCAAATAAAAAAGCTGTGGCAAAATGCTCATATATCGTAAAATATCAGGAAAAAAACCCAGAAAAAAGTGATCTGTTCGCATAG
- a CDS encoding group III truncated hemoglobin, whose translation MTLFYEKALEDEVLAPFFIDEIGDDLSSEDWFEHIDLLADFWLAKMLGEDTYYGNFVGAHVKMPHLKRETFTRWLELFSKTADEVYVAEIAEGFKKKGDQFAKQFLNTKKKI comes from the coding sequence ATGACTTTGTTTTATGAGAAAGCGTTAGAAGATGAAGTCTTGGCTCCTTTTTTTATAGATGAGATCGGTGATGATCTAAGCAGTGAGGATTGGTTTGAACACATAGATCTTTTAGCAGATTTCTGGTTGGCTAAAATGCTGGGAGAAGACACGTACTACGGAAATTTCGTAGGTGCACATGTCAAGATGCCTCATTTAAAACGAGAAACGTTTACGAGATGGCTGGAGCTGTTCTCAAAAACAGCCGATGAAGTCTATGTTGCTGAAATCGCTGAAGGATTCAAGAAAAAAGGCGATCAGTTTGCTAAACAGTTTCTCAACACCAAGAAAAAGATCTAA
- a CDS encoding hemerythrin family protein, with the protein MLIQPQDVQQVANAMMNMLHEDEMEVINNFYDAVKAKDVEKVDELFPGFLTEIENHFKTEEDMMEQSAYSDMQMHKSDHDVIRKKLEKFHKRWEVLKGPKELQGFLEKDFKKWYTQHISKWDAQTAPNIG; encoded by the coding sequence ATGCTAATTCAACCACAAGATGTGCAACAAGTGGCAAATGCCATGATGAATATGCTGCATGAAGATGAGATGGAAGTGATCAACAATTTTTACGATGCTGTGAAAGCCAAAGATGTAGAAAAAGTGGATGAACTCTTCCCGGGATTCCTCACTGAAATAGAGAACCACTTTAAAACTGAAGAAGACATGATGGAGCAGAGTGCTTACTCCGACATGCAGATGCATAAAAGCGATCATGATGTCATAAGAAAGAAATTGGAAAAATTTCATAAACGTTGGGAAGTACTCAAAGGTCCAAAAGAGCTGCAGGGCTTTTTGGAAAAAGACTTTAAAAAGTGGTACACACAACACATCTCAAAATGGGATGCACAAACTGCGCCGAACATCGGCTAA
- a CDS encoding ATP-dependent Clp protease adaptor ClpS — protein MPVTIKKPKTLKAYLKTEFDTPKMCLLSIINDKHVSWEFCMTMLKEVFHKDQEEAEAIAHEIVTNGEGFCGGYMFEIAQTKAEMIEEKAKKEGFDLVCLIEEV, from the coding sequence ATGCCAGTAACGATTAAAAAGCCCAAAACACTCAAAGCTTACTTGAAAACAGAGTTCGATACACCTAAAATGTGTCTTCTTTCAATCATCAATGATAAGCATGTTTCATGGGAATTTTGTATGACAATGCTCAAAGAAGTGTTTCATAAAGATCAGGAAGAGGCAGAAGCTATTGCCCATGAGATCGTCACCAATGGTGAAGGGTTTTGTGGTGGATATATGTTTGAAATAGCGCAAACCAAAGCAGAGATGATCGAAGAAAAAGCAAAAAAAGAAGGTTTTGATCTAGTGTGCTTGATTGAAGAAGTGTAA
- the tig gene encoding trigger factor codes for MKVTVEKIDDVNYIISGTVENSVIEEKVAKLKEEAEKAPKDEETTDENIEQNAASQVFQDFINAGIQEGNLDVENILGQPGLKKYEQLDDSIYFEVEVAVSPEINVDDIDFDEIAPDYTKPTASPEAVEAKLAEFAQQQAPFTKLETPKPIEIGDVAVIDFTGYIDDKPFEGGSAEKFNIKVGSNKFIPGFEEQLVGMEYGEERDVIVTFPKNYSADDLAGKEAKFVVKLHEIQEQKPVTIDDAFAQKVLNNNTATVETLKKQFGEQVTAEELSQIYMRDLKPKIVEALLAKFDFTLPNNVVETEIDAKVREKTRSFTEEEHQSYVNDKEKFRQLRESVREEARQSIKLALIVEALAKREGIDVHEQEVIAALGYQATMTGQDPQALLKYYQDNNLMTAAKMGLTEDKLFGHILGFHKA; via the coding sequence TTGAAAGTTACAGTAGAAAAAATAGATGATGTAAATTACATTATAAGTGGTACTGTCGAAAATAGCGTGATCGAAGAGAAAGTCGCTAAACTTAAAGAAGAAGCAGAAAAAGCACCTAAAGACGAAGAGACTACCGATGAAAACATCGAGCAAAATGCTGCAAGTCAAGTATTTCAAGATTTCATCAATGCCGGTATTCAAGAAGGTAATTTGGATGTTGAAAACATATTGGGCCAACCGGGACTCAAAAAATACGAGCAGTTAGACGACAGTATCTACTTTGAAGTAGAAGTAGCTGTCAGCCCTGAGATCAATGTGGATGACATTGATTTTGACGAGATCGCACCAGATTATACAAAACCTACTGCAAGTCCTGAAGCTGTAGAAGCAAAACTTGCAGAGTTCGCTCAACAACAAGCGCCATTTACCAAACTTGAAACACCAAAGCCGATAGAAATCGGTGATGTCGCTGTGATCGATTTTACAGGGTATATCGATGATAAACCATTTGAAGGCGGGAGTGCTGAGAAGTTTAACATTAAAGTAGGGTCTAACAAGTTTATCCCAGGATTTGAAGAGCAGCTTGTCGGTATGGAGTATGGGGAAGAGAGAGATGTGATCGTTACTTTCCCAAAAAACTATTCTGCCGATGATCTGGCGGGTAAAGAAGCCAAGTTTGTTGTTAAACTGCATGAGATCCAAGAGCAAAAACCGGTGACGATAGATGATGCGTTTGCACAAAAAGTATTAAACAATAATACTGCAACGGTTGAAACACTGAAGAAACAGTTTGGTGAACAGGTCACAGCTGAAGAACTCTCACAGATCTATATGCGTGATCTTAAACCAAAGATCGTAGAAGCATTGCTTGCAAAATTTGACTTTACTTTACCTAACAACGTTGTAGAGACAGAGATCGATGCAAAGGTCCGTGAAAAGACCAGAAGTTTCACGGAAGAAGAACATCAATCCTATGTGAATGATAAGGAAAAGTTCAGACAGCTCAGAGAATCTGTACGTGAAGAGGCAAGACAAAGTATCAAGTTGGCACTTATCGTTGAAGCTTTGGCTAAAAGAGAAGGCATTGATGTACATGAACAAGAGGTGATCGCTGCACTAGGTTACCAAGCGACAATGACAGGTCAGGATCCACAGGCATTGTTAAAGTACTACCAAGACAACAACTTGATGACAGCAGCAAAAATGGGACTCACTGAAGATAAACTTTTTGGTCATATACTCGGCTTCCATAAAGCATAA
- a CDS encoding transketolase C-terminal domain-containing protein, which produces MAEAVKRANVDMAIAYPITPQSEVMHLVGDIYAQGHIKEYYRAEEELGTMSAIAGAARAGVRLFTATSGPGLLRGLEAIVSWSGHRVPAVLGILTRVVNAPLSIQPDNIEMAYMMHCGAVMLHAENQQDTFDYTLAAFAITEKVDVYIPVAVATEGFFVTHAKGYVDMTADDICLNDFDPVAAPVPAMDNETPPARIQRDAPVQKSNFMSYLIHSVWQQEIWDSNQRAMKYIYEYLGGPIEVQNPEADVFVLGSGCAAAQCREAHRYAQEEGLSVGFVKVKAIRPFPVDEIREALKNAKAVIVPEHNIIGWLCKEVKAAIPNGGIVVEGPRVYGGMTLPVELIMKEIHTALGLEYDLKL; this is translated from the coding sequence ATGGCGGAAGCTGTTAAGAGAGCAAACGTTGATATGGCGATTGCGTATCCTATTACACCGCAATCAGAGGTAATGCACCTTGTTGGTGATATTTATGCACAAGGTCACATCAAAGAGTACTATAGAGCGGAAGAAGAGCTTGGTACTATGTCAGCGATAGCTGGTGCGGCAAGAGCAGGTGTTCGTCTATTTACAGCAACATCAGGACCAGGACTTCTTAGAGGTCTAGAGGCAATCGTATCATGGTCTGGACACAGAGTTCCAGCGGTACTTGGTATCTTGACTCGTGTTGTTAACGCACCGTTGTCAATTCAGCCAGATAACATCGAAATGGCATACATGATGCACTGTGGTGCTGTAATGCTACATGCTGAAAACCAACAAGATACATTTGACTATACATTGGCAGCATTTGCTATCACTGAAAAAGTTGATGTATATATTCCAGTAGCTGTTGCAACAGAAGGTTTCTTCGTAACACACGCTAAGGGTTATGTTGATATGACAGCTGATGATATTTGTCTTAATGACTTTGACCCGGTTGCAGCTCCGGTTCCAGCTATGGATAACGAAACTCCACCGGCTAGAATCCAGCGTGATGCACCAGTTCAAAAGTCAAACTTCATGTCTTACTTGATTCACTCAGTATGGCAGCAAGAGATCTGGGATTCAAACCAACGTGCGATGAAATATATCTATGAGTACCTTGGTGGACCGATCGAAGTTCAAAACCCTGAAGCTGATGTATTTGTTCTTGGTTCTGGTTGTGCTGCAGCACAATGTAGAGAAGCACATAGATATGCTCAAGAAGAGGGCTTAAGTGTTGGTTTTGTTAAAGTAAAAGCAATCAGACCATTCCCAGTTGATGAAATCAGAGAAGCATTAAAGAATGCTAAAGCGGTAATCGTTCCTGAGCACAACATTATCGGTTGGTTATGTAAAGAAGTTAAAGCAGCTATTCCAAATGGTGGAATCGTTGTAGAGGGTCCAAGAGTATACGGTGGTATGACACTTCCAGTAGAATTGATCATGAAAGAAATTCACACTGCTCTTGGTCTAGAGTACGATCTAAAACTATAA
- a CDS encoding thiamine pyrophosphate-dependent enzyme, whose amino-acid sequence MSLKYITPAERFKKYLPKDYVELVDYGPFGKTQDEAGPGNMGQFKELMEEHPMCSGCWMAYFIRLIFASLPAPEETVTLGTAGCGRLAISQAAVPFIYGNYGDQNAMASGLTRAFRIRFPEKHKDVITIAGDGGTMDIGFSMTMHSWIRGEKFTTIMLDNEVYGNTGGQESGMSPKGAILKMAPLGKKGEKMPATALAQAAGCVYTVRLSPTNIKKAAKVIRRAIFVAREVGPTFVHAYTSCNIEYSIPTEDVFADAKEKEKTRFQFEEYMTDEAKAVIDRVEAEEKAAKRAKKAEVV is encoded by the coding sequence ATGAGCTTAAAATATATAACTCCGGCAGAGAGATTTAAAAAATATTTACCAAAAGATTATGTTGAGTTAGTTGACTACGGTCCGTTTGGAAAAACTCAAGATGAAGCTGGTCCAGGAAACATGGGTCAGTTCAAAGAATTGATGGAAGAACACCCAATGTGTTCTGGTTGTTGGATGGCGTATTTCATTAGATTGATCTTCGCTTCACTTCCAGCACCAGAAGAGACTGTAACACTAGGTACAGCTGGATGTGGTCGTTTGGCTATTTCTCAAGCAGCTGTTCCATTCATCTATGGTAACTACGGTGACCAAAATGCTATGGCTTCTGGTCTTACACGTGCATTTAGAATTCGTTTCCCTGAGAAACACAAAGATGTTATCACTATCGCTGGTGACGGTGGTACTATGGATATCGGTTTCTCTATGACTATGCACTCATGGATCCGTGGTGAAAAATTCACAACGATCATGCTTGATAACGAAGTTTACGGAAACACTGGTGGACAAGAGTCTGGTATGTCTCCTAAAGGTGCTATCCTTAAAATGGCTCCACTCGGTAAAAAAGGTGAGAAGATGCCTGCAACTGCATTGGCGCAAGCTGCTGGTTGTGTGTATACAGTAAGACTTTCTCCAACAAACATCAAGAAAGCTGCAAAAGTTATCAGAAGAGCGATCTTTGTTGCTAGAGAAGTTGGTCCTACATTTGTTCATGCATATACTTCATGTAACATTGAGTACTCTATCCCTACAGAAGATGTATTTGCGGATGCAAAAGAGAAAGAGAAAACAAGATTCCAATTCGAAGAGTACATGACTGATGAAGCAAAAGCTGTAATCGATCGTGTAGAAGCTGAAGAAAAAGCAGCTAAAAGAGCTAAAAAAGCAGAGGTGGTTTAA
- a CDS encoding carbon monoxide dehydrogenase beta subunit family protein — MTKIVTEGPAGYMPQSAPAMGVELPKEGEALLYGNVVTPEEAMRDAARALLTRDNPTIFPGPQVLWDWKDDVAEKAAAILDLASEIPNCKIIPMPDYRPKYPKIDVKAEINPNHPNLTILDNRIKACIFVGVHCHYANLSLRMIRAGTDCYTTALCAYMGHEEAMASIRDLHASDIQKFKEIVIEERNKLGIEWETTLPPENPSLEEEEFTTLSPADYGEYRSLIMTKKGEHVTDVE; from the coding sequence ATGACGAAAATCGTAACAGAAGGTCCTGCTGGGTATATGCCACAGTCAGCACCGGCAATGGGGGTAGAGCTTCCAAAAGAGGGTGAAGCTCTACTTTATGGTAATGTTGTCACGCCTGAAGAGGCAATGAGAGATGCTGCTAGAGCATTACTCACAAGAGACAACCCAACAATCTTCCCTGGTCCACAAGTTTTATGGGACTGGAAAGATGACGTTGCGGAAAAAGCTGCAGCAATTTTAGATCTTGCATCTGAAATTCCAAACTGTAAAATTATTCCAATGCCAGATTACAGACCAAAATATCCAAAAATTGATGTTAAGGCTGAAATCAATCCAAATCACCCAAATCTAACAATCTTAGATAACAGAATCAAAGCTTGTATTTTTGTTGGTGTGCATTGTCACTATGCTAACCTTTCACTTAGAATGATTCGTGCTGGTACTGATTGTTATACTACAGCATTATGTGCTTATATGGGACATGAAGAAGCTATGGCATCAATTAGAGATCTCCATGCATCAGACATTCAAAAGTTCAAAGAGATCGTAATTGAAGAGAGAAATAAATTAGGTATTGAGTGGGAAACTACTTTACCACCTGAAAATCCATCTTTAGAAGAAGAAGAGTTTACTACATTATCACCGGCTGATTATGGCGAGTACAGAAGTCTCATCATGACTAAAAAAGGTGAGCACGTTACTGACGTCGAATAA
- a CDS encoding rhodanese-like domain-containing protein, which translates to MKNTLVKLLFIGVVITSTSLVAAPLSKMDLINQAKKEVGEITPKKLKILLDEGEDIIVLDVRETEQHAEGSIPFDDFNKESFLAVTRGNLEWEIHTLIPDKDMDIVTYCRRGGRGALAAQVLRKMGYKNATTLQGGLKGWANAGYPVKTGLGDVVLKKEK; encoded by the coding sequence ATGAAAAACACCTTAGTTAAACTCTTATTCATAGGAGTAGTTATTACATCAACCAGTTTGGTGGCAGCGCCATTGAGCAAAATGGATTTAATCAATCAGGCAAAAAAAGAAGTAGGTGAAATCACACCAAAAAAATTAAAAATATTGCTTGATGAAGGTGAAGATATTATTGTTTTAGACGTACGTGAAACCGAACAGCATGCAGAGGGAAGCATACCCTTTGATGATTTTAATAAAGAGAGTTTTCTTGCTGTAACGCGTGGAAATCTGGAGTGGGAGATTCATACACTTATTCCGGATAAAGATATGGACATTGTCACCTACTGTCGCAGAGGTGGACGTGGAGCTTTGGCGGCACAAGTTTTAAGAAAAATGGGCTATAAGAATGCCACAACGCTTCAGGGCGGATTAAAAGGCTGGGCAAACGCGGGGTATCCTGTAAAAACAGGATTAGGTGATGTTGTATTGAAAAAGGAAAAATAG
- a CDS encoding AAA family ATPase yields the protein MTETEALVKANIEKYKKLDKGEWDEEALIEAQNNIEFVKQFKAELSKELFGQDQAINVVANSMKTTVKDQKGPKATYLFLGPPATGKTFLAELMAEHIPKYKIMKFDMTQYHQQNGGELYGYPAGWKGYGVGQLTGFVHRNPKAVIVLDSFEKCDNVIQNNLFSIFEGGKMRDACGWDKITDEPCNEDPDIIYNDENANYMVDFTEAIFIITTSVGKELYQDYRFQDLVEKDYVQAESMILEAIKREKKRESRSGGVQEAIVPELVSRFSKAHIVLFNKLEYDAFEKISKRVFLGYKDEFYDQYNIEFVVGKNFDNFLTIQMLNFAPELDARRLKEKVSTFFFNRITQFMQDSDKPIMYFKQIKVSLSKESVAFIKERVMPLIENETLVRELFRKNTTLDISDTISEKNGVITYKVNSCKFSQVVRIKDFSEDGLVFDIPNVSFNDIAGHHKAKQRLGEVINFFKEPKLLESFNIAPPKGMLLYGPPGTGKTMLAKAFAKEAELPFISTTGLELLQPEKTKSIFTRAKAYAPAIIFIDEIDTIGRRDGENGREVPINKLLSEMDGFAGRKGEDIFVIAATNYKENIDPAIIRPGRVEIHIEVNNLDKDARQYFLDKVINEKPTSGTFDMKKLLMYTTGFTGSQLEMLGKEASFYCLRHGLPAITQDILIDQINTIKYGERQSYLSLEQMFEETAVYEAGRAVISKVLMPHIHIEHVSITPKDNNEHFISHNYSDVQENMTVKDFKDKISVSLAGRAAQIKQFGDIEGMDSGASNDLQQATRDAYVAIAHYGMDKEVGYININGVMDAQQKSVANKDTEHYHEKIDSALERWMTEGQRTVVDLVNENWSTIEKLSKILLQKEIIYADELDEILAS from the coding sequence ATGACAGAAACAGAAGCATTAGTCAAAGCAAATATTGAAAAATACAAGAAACTTGATAAAGGTGAGTGGGATGAAGAAGCCCTCATAGAGGCGCAGAACAATATAGAATTCGTTAAGCAGTTCAAAGCAGAACTCTCTAAAGAACTTTTTGGACAGGATCAGGCGATCAATGTGGTTGCCAACAGTATGAAAACCACTGTCAAGGATCAAAAAGGACCGAAGGCCACCTATCTTTTTTTAGGACCTCCGGCTACGGGTAAGACCTTCCTCGCAGAGTTGATGGCAGAACATATACCGAAGTATAAGATCATGAAGTTCGACATGACACAGTACCATCAGCAAAACGGTGGAGAGTTGTACGGATATCCTGCCGGATGGAAAGGGTATGGTGTCGGTCAGCTCACCGGCTTTGTACATAGAAATCCCAAGGCTGTCATCGTACTTGATTCTTTTGAGAAGTGTGACAATGTCATCCAAAACAACCTTTTTTCCATCTTTGAAGGCGGTAAGATGCGTGATGCATGTGGTTGGGATAAGATCACAGATGAGCCGTGTAATGAAGACCCTGATATTATCTACAACGATGAAAATGCAAACTACATGGTGGATTTTACAGAAGCAATTTTTATCATTACGACGAGTGTAGGTAAAGAGCTCTACCAAGACTACAGATTTCAAGATCTGGTCGAGAAAGATTATGTACAAGCCGAATCTATGATCCTTGAAGCGATCAAGAGAGAGAAGAAGCGTGAGAGCAGAAGCGGTGGTGTCCAGGAAGCCATCGTACCCGAACTTGTTTCCAGGTTCTCTAAAGCACACATTGTCCTCTTCAATAAGCTGGAGTATGACGCCTTTGAAAAAATATCCAAAAGGGTCTTTCTGGGCTATAAAGATGAGTTTTATGACCAGTATAATATCGAGTTTGTTGTAGGGAAGAATTTTGATAACTTCTTGACGATACAGATGCTTAACTTCGCTCCGGAACTGGATGCAAGACGTCTTAAAGAGAAGGTGAGTACTTTCTTCTTTAACAGGATCACACAATTCATGCAGGATTCGGATAAGCCGATCATGTATTTCAAGCAGATAAAGGTATCTCTCTCCAAAGAGTCTGTAGCATTTATCAAAGAGCGTGTCATGCCGCTTATTGAAAATGAAACACTGGTAAGAGAGTTGTTCAGAAAAAATACGACACTGGATATCAGCGATACCATTTCTGAGAAGAACGGTGTGATTACCTATAAGGTCAACTCGTGCAAGTTTTCACAAGTCGTGAGGATCAAAGACTTTAGCGAAGATGGTCTTGTTTTTGATATCCCTAATGTCTCTTTTAATGATATTGCGGGGCACCATAAGGCAAAACAGAGACTAGGCGAGGTCATCAATTTCTTTAAAGAGCCGAAGCTCCTGGAAAGTTTTAATATAGCGCCGCCGAAAGGTATGCTGTTGTATGGACCTCCGGGTACAGGAAAGACGATGCTCGCAAAAGCGTTTGCCAAAGAGGCGGAACTCCCTTTTATCTCGACTACGGGACTTGAGCTGCTACAACCTGAGAAGACCAAATCGATCTTTACACGGGCAAAAGCGTATGCACCTGCTATCATCTTCATTGACGAGATCGATACCATAGGAAGACGTGACGGCGAAAACGGCAGGGAAGTACCTATCAACAAACTCCTATCGGAGATGGACGGTTTTGCAGGGCGAAAAGGCGAAGATATCTTTGTGATCGCTGCAACCAATTATAAAGAAAATATCGATCCTGCCATTATCAGACCGGGAAGGGTAGAGATTCATATAGAGGTCAACAATCTTGATAAAGATGCAAGACAGTACTTCTTAGATAAAGTGATCAATGAAAAACCTACCAGTGGTACATTTGATATGAAGAAACTGCTGATGTATACCACAGGGTTTACAGGTTCCCAACTTGAAATGCTAGGAAAAGAAGCTTCTTTCTACTGTCTGCGTCATGGCTTGCCTGCAATCACCCAGGACATTCTCATTGATCAGATCAATACGATCAAATATGGTGAGAGACAATCTTACCTCTCTCTTGAACAGATGTTTGAAGAGACTGCAGTCTATGAAGCGGGACGTGCAGTCATCTCCAAGGTGTTAATGCCTCATATTCATATAGAGCATGTAAGCATTACGCCTAAAGACAATAATGAGCATTTCATTTCGCACAACTACAGTGATGTGCAAGAGAACATGACGGTCAAAGATTTTAAAGACAAGATATCTGTATCACTGGCGGGAAGAGCAGCCCAGATCAAACAGTTCGGTGATATAGAAGGCATGGACTCCGGTGCTTCAAATGACCTGCAACAGGCCACACGTGATGCCTACGTAGCTATCGCACATTACGGAATGGATAAAGAGGTCGGATATATCAATATCAATGGTGTGATGGATGCACAACAAAAATCTGTTGCCAATAAAGATACAGAACACTATCATGAGAAAATAGACTCGGCACTTGAACGCTGGATGACTGAAGGTCAACGCACAGTGGTTGATTTGGTTAATGAGAATTGGAGTACGATAGAAAAACTCTCTAAAATTCTTCTTCAAAAAGAGATCATCTATGCAGATGAATTGGATGAGATCCTGGCAAGTTAA